One region of Flavobacterium sp. GSB-24 genomic DNA includes:
- a CDS encoding DUF4142 domain-containing protein has product MKKLLLAGKAILGAGLIILFLQSCKNETKQEDPKEVAEDANEAKFDSIDSKEDDSEFLVDQAEINLAEIEIGKLAQTKSTNAEVKKFGKMLVDEHTKSASEVSALAKAKNFTLPTSLTEEGQEEYNKLNEKTGVDFDKKFADMMIDGHEKAIKKLQDATKDAHDEDVKTWASNNIAGLTAHLEHAKLLKQNLDKK; this is encoded by the coding sequence ATGAAAAAGTTACTATTAGCCGGAAAAGCCATTTTAGGAGCAGGATTAATTATTTTATTCCTTCAATCTTGTAAAAACGAAACTAAACAAGAAGATCCAAAAGAAGTTGCTGAGGATGCAAACGAGGCTAAATTTGATTCTATTGATAGCAAAGAAGATGATTCTGAGTTCTTAGTAGATCAAGCGGAAATTAATCTAGCTGAAATCGAAATAGGTAAACTGGCACAAACTAAAAGTACTAACGCAGAAGTGAAAAAATTTGGTAAAATGCTTGTTGATGAGCACACTAAATCTGCTTCTGAAGTAAGTGCATTAGCAAAAGCTAAAAACTTTACATTACCAACTTCTTTGACTGAAGAAGGTCAAGAAGAATACAATAAATTGAATGAAAAAACAGGAGTTGACTTTGACAAAAAATTCGCAGACATGATGATCGATGGTCACGAAAAAGCGATTAAAAAACTTCAAGACGCTACTAAAGATGCTCACGACGAAGATGTAAAAACTTGGGCATCTAACAATATTGCGGGTTTAACTGCACATTTAGAACATGCTAAATTGTTGAAACAAAACCTAGACAAAAAGTAA
- a CDS encoding cupin domain-containing protein yields MSTNYAAVIEEGKVPSTYMTGDVSYKKQSSDIHPENTVIKEVTFESCARSNWHSNAGLQMLIAKEGTGYYQERGSAVRKLQKDEVVTILPGIEHWYGATPFEKFSYVAIITEVDKGHGVWLEKVTDGEYFLLSSH; encoded by the coding sequence ATGTCAACAAATTATGCAGCCGTTATCGAAGAAGGAAAAGTCCCGAGCACATATATGACGGGTGACGTTTCCTATAAAAAACAGAGCAGTGATATTCATCCTGAAAATACTGTTATTAAGGAAGTTACTTTTGAGTCTTGTGCTAGAAGTAATTGGCATAGTAATGCAGGTCTGCAAATGCTAATTGCAAAAGAAGGTACAGGCTATTACCAAGAAAGAGGAAGTGCCGTTCGTAAACTTCAAAAAGACGAAGTAGTTACAATTTTACCAGGAATAGAACATTGGTACGGAGCAACTCCGTTTGAAAAGTTCTCTTATGTTGCGATCATCACAGAAGTGGATAAAGGCCACGGAGTATGGTTAGAAAAAGTAACTGATGGAGAGTATTTTCTTTTAAGCAGTCACTAG
- a CDS encoding DUF72 domain-containing protein — MKNKVLIGCSSFYNSFWKNIFYPQNLPSKNWFDFYCQHFNTYEFNGSFYKFPTLRIFQNWYDKTPESFLFSIKVPKEITHIKKLQDCEGLLNDFYNVCKSGMKEKLAVILFQFPPSYAYSKEKLENIIGSLNYEFENVIEFRHESWWNEEVWNSFKENKITFCSVNHPDLPKTIFKDFPLVYVRFHGVPKMFYSSYSTEELEAVSNKLDSKKGFVYFNNTASEAGILNALELKRMNT, encoded by the coding sequence ATGAAAAATAAAGTATTAATAGGATGTTCCAGTTTTTATAACAGCTTTTGGAAGAACATTTTTTATCCGCAAAATCTGCCATCCAAAAATTGGTTTGATTTTTATTGCCAGCATTTTAACACATACGAATTTAATGGTAGTTTTTATAAATTTCCTACTCTTAGAATTTTTCAAAACTGGTACGATAAAACCCCAGAATCTTTTTTGTTTTCTATTAAAGTTCCAAAAGAAATTACGCACATCAAAAAGTTACAGGATTGTGAAGGTCTTTTAAATGATTTTTACAATGTTTGTAAATCTGGTATGAAAGAGAAACTCGCTGTTATTTTATTCCAATTTCCTCCCAGTTATGCTTATAGCAAAGAGAAATTAGAAAATATAATAGGCAGTCTAAATTATGAATTTGAAAATGTGATCGAATTTCGTCACGAAAGCTGGTGGAATGAAGAAGTATGGAATTCGTTCAAAGAAAACAAAATTACGTTTTGCAGCGTTAATCATCCGGATCTTCCTAAAACAATTTTCAAGGATTTTCCATTGGTTTATGTACGATTTCATGGTGTTCCTAAAATGTTTTATTCCAGTTATTCGACAGAAGAATTAGAAGCAGTAAGTAATAAATTAGATTCGAAAAAAGGATTTGTTTATTTTAATAATACTGCGAGTGAAGCAGGTATATTAAATGCATTAGAATTAAAACGAATGAATACTTAG
- a CDS encoding DNA topoisomerase IB translates to MNAAAKKEVLMNQLIKTPHLVIEKLDLEYINDHQLTIVRCREGENFVYKKNGRSLKNKNEIKRINSLVLPPAWENVRITDVTNGHLQAVGIDLKNRKQYRYHPKWNLLRNQTKFYKIAEFGAKLPAIRKQVDIDLENKEWSKEKVIALVIRLMEETHIRIGNEKYAKDNKSYGLSTLRKRHININRNSLRFEFVGKKGKQHTITTRNKQLIKLVSRCEEIPGWEVFKYYDKNGERKVLDSHMVNEYLHNISGEYFSAKDFRTWAASIIFFESLMEIGVTSDEKEAKKNVVTAFDLTAEALGNTRKVCKDYYVHPLLISTYEDGSIQKYFDLAKKSRSTRKYFTKSEIAFSELIQNYEINLESSCS, encoded by the coding sequence ATGAATGCAGCGGCCAAAAAAGAAGTTTTAATGAATCAGTTAATTAAGACTCCACATTTAGTGATTGAAAAATTAGATTTGGAATATATTAATGATCATCAGCTGACAATTGTTCGATGTCGTGAAGGAGAAAATTTCGTTTACAAAAAAAATGGAAGATCTCTAAAAAATAAAAACGAAATAAAAAGAATTAATAGTTTGGTGCTTCCGCCGGCATGGGAAAATGTTCGAATTACAGATGTTACAAACGGACATTTACAGGCTGTTGGAATAGACCTTAAAAATAGAAAACAATATCGCTATCATCCAAAATGGAATCTGCTTAGAAACCAAACTAAATTTTACAAAATTGCTGAGTTTGGAGCTAAACTTCCAGCTATTAGAAAACAAGTTGATATTGATTTAGAAAATAAAGAATGGTCGAAAGAAAAAGTTATTGCTTTGGTCATTCGTTTGATGGAAGAGACTCATATTAGAATTGGAAATGAAAAATATGCCAAAGACAATAAATCATATGGGCTTTCAACTTTAAGAAAACGTCATATTAACATCAATAGAAATTCGCTTCGATTTGAATTTGTCGGCAAAAAAGGCAAGCAGCATACGATTACAACCAGAAACAAACAATTGATAAAACTGGTAAGCCGATGCGAAGAAATTCCAGGCTGGGAAGTTTTTAAATATTACGATAAAAACGGAGAAAGAAAAGTACTTGACAGCCATATGGTAAACGAATATCTGCATAATATTTCAGGTGAATATTTTAGTGCAAAAGACTTTAGAACATGGGCAGCGTCAATTATTTTCTTTGAAAGCTTAATGGAAATCGGCGTTACTTCTGATGAAAAAGAAGCTAAAAAAAATGTGGTTACCGCATTTGATTTAACGGCAGAAGCATTAGGAAACACTAGAAAAGTCTGTAAAGATTATTACGTTCATCCGCTTTTAATTTCGACTTATGAAGATGGCTCGATTCAAAAGTATTTTGATTTAGCTAAAAAAAGCCGAAGTACGAGAAAGTATTTTACGAAATCAGAAATTGCATTTTCTGAGTTAATCCAAAATTATGAGATTAATTTAGAATCGTCATGCAGTTAA
- a CDS encoding NAD(P)-dependent alcohol dehydrogenase, which produces METKNIKAFGTEAAEEPLQTLDIKRREVLAHDVEIEILYCGICHSDLHSARNEWHGTIYPIVPGHEIVGRVTKVGDHVKNFKVGQLAGVGCMVDSCRECEHCKEGLEQFCEPGNTLTFNSPDVHLGGQTFGGYSQSIVVDENYVLHISDKLDLAGVAPLLCAGITTYSPLKHWKVGPGQKVGIVGIGGLGHMGIKLAKAMGAHVVVFTTSLSKTEDAKRLGADEVVLSTDEEQMAQHAKSLNFILDCVSAEHNIDAYLSLLKVDGTLTLVGAPMEPLPVTSFSLLLGRRSFAGSNIGGIAETQEMLDFCAEHNITADIELIGVNEVNDAYERLLKGDIKYRFVIDMASLK; this is translated from the coding sequence ATGGAAACAAAAAATATAAAAGCCTTTGGTACTGAGGCTGCTGAAGAACCATTGCAGACACTTGATATTAAACGCCGTGAAGTACTTGCCCACGATGTAGAAATTGAAATTTTATACTGCGGAATCTGTCATTCAGACTTACATTCTGCTAGAAACGAATGGCACGGAACTATTTATCCAATTGTTCCAGGTCACGAAATTGTTGGTCGTGTAACTAAGGTTGGTGATCACGTAAAGAATTTTAAAGTCGGTCAATTGGCTGGAGTAGGCTGTATGGTTGATTCTTGCAGAGAATGCGAACATTGTAAAGAAGGTTTAGAGCAATTTTGCGAGCCAGGAAATACATTGACTTTTAATTCTCCTGACGTTCATTTAGGCGGACAAACTTTTGGAGGTTATTCTCAAAGTATTGTTGTCGATGAAAATTATGTATTGCATATTTCAGATAAATTAGATCTTGCTGGTGTTGCACCTTTACTATGCGCTGGAATCACAACTTATTCTCCTTTAAAACACTGGAAAGTTGGTCCAGGCCAAAAAGTAGGAATCGTTGGTATTGGCGGTTTAGGACATATGGGAATCAAATTGGCAAAAGCTATGGGCGCTCATGTGGTTGTTTTCACTACTTCATTATCTAAAACTGAAGATGCAAAACGTCTTGGAGCAGATGAGGTTGTTTTGTCTACAGACGAAGAACAAATGGCGCAGCATGCGAAAAGCTTAAACTTTATTTTAGACTGCGTTTCTGCAGAACATAATATCGATGCTTACTTAAGTTTACTTAAAGTTGATGGAACGCTTACTTTGGTTGGTGCGCCTATGGAGCCGCTTCCTGTAACTTCTTTCAGTCTTCTTTTAGGAAGAAGAAGTTTCGCAGGTTCAAATATTGGCGGTATCGCTGAAACTCAGGAAATGCTTGATTTCTGTGCAGAACATAATATTACTGCAGATATCGAATTAATTGGTGTAAACGAAGTAAATGACGCTTACGAAAGATTACTAAAAGGAGATATTAAATATCGTTTTGTGATTGATATGGCTTCTTTAAAATAA
- a CDS encoding helix-turn-helix domain-containing protein, whose product MNNQTETQNCDFTSDLKLKGFKVYQINGDQSKIPVYSRRDFYKICINTSKSIIQYADRGIETDGTILFFGNPIIPYSWETVSEGYEGYACVFTEEFLKAKDRSETLHESPLFKIGGTPIFSLNAEQKVFIDSLFQKMIKEYETDYVFKDDLMRSYINLIIHESMKMQPSDNFFKHKNASSRITSLFLELLERQFPIETKNEPLALKTPQDYAQSLAVHVNHLNRSVKEVTGKPTTAHITERIINEAKALLQHTDWSISDIGYSLGFEYPSYFNNYFKRLTGTVPKSLRM is encoded by the coding sequence ATGAATAATCAGACAGAAACTCAGAATTGCGATTTTACTTCAGATTTAAAACTAAAAGGTTTTAAAGTATATCAGATAAATGGAGATCAAAGTAAAATTCCCGTTTACAGTCGCAGGGATTTTTATAAAATCTGCATCAATACTAGTAAAAGCATCATACAATATGCTGACCGTGGTATAGAAACCGACGGAACGATTCTGTTTTTTGGAAATCCGATTATTCCATATTCATGGGAAACAGTTTCAGAGGGATATGAAGGTTACGCCTGCGTTTTTACAGAAGAATTTTTGAAAGCAAAAGACCGTTCAGAGACACTACACGAATCACCGTTATTTAAAATAGGAGGAACCCCGATTTTTTCTTTAAATGCTGAACAAAAGGTGTTTATAGATTCTTTATTCCAAAAAATGATCAAGGAATATGAAACAGATTATGTTTTTAAAGACGATTTGATGCGCAGTTATATTAATTTGATTATTCACGAATCGATGAAAATGCAGCCTTCAGATAATTTCTTTAAACATAAAAATGCTTCTTCCAGAATAACCTCTTTGTTTTTAGAATTGTTAGAAAGACAATTTCCGATAGAAACAAAAAACGAACCTTTAGCATTAAAAACACCGCAGGATTATGCGCAAAGTCTTGCTGTGCATGTTAATCATTTAAATCGTTCGGTAAAAGAAGTTACAGGAAAACCGACAACAGCCCATATTACCGAAAGAATTATAAACGAAGCAAAGGCATTATTACAGCATACAGACTGGAGTATTTCAGACATTGGTTACTCACTTGGATTTGAATATCCGAGTTATTTTAATAATTACTTTAAAAGGCTTACAGGAACAGTTCCGAAATCACTTCGAATGTAA
- a CDS encoding cupin domain-containing protein: MKTSDNPYNDAIFPKGDLAPSEYFTGNAWVKMLVPNDEVLNTAVGNVVFEAGARNNWHTHPGGQILIVTHGTGYYQEIGKPIQLLQVGDVVNIQPEIKHWHGASPESEFTHIAISTNTAKGIVDWQEPVTDEEYNSYQ, translated from the coding sequence ATGAAAACATCAGATAATCCATATAATGACGCCATTTTCCCTAAAGGAGATTTAGCACCTTCAGAATATTTTACAGGAAACGCATGGGTTAAAATGCTTGTTCCAAACGATGAAGTTTTAAATACTGCCGTTGGAAATGTTGTTTTTGAAGCCGGTGCAAGAAACAATTGGCACACACATCCCGGCGGACAAATTCTTATTGTCACACACGGAACAGGATATTATCAGGAAATTGGAAAACCAATTCAGTTATTGCAGGTTGGAGACGTTGTAAACATTCAGCCCGAAATAAAACACTGGCACGGCGCGTCTCCCGAAAGTGAATTTACACATATCGCCATCAGCACCAATACTGCAAAAGGAATTGTAGACTGGCAGGAACCCGTTACAGATGAAGAATATAACAGTTATCAATAA
- a CDS encoding Rho termination factor, with protein sequence MPDARIKNEEQYEALVKKGYSKEKSARIANMPHAGKKGGEAKPYEEWTKEELQKQASKVGIEGRSYMNKKSLIDSLRNN encoded by the coding sequence ATGCCAGATGCACGAATTAAAAATGAAGAACAATATGAGGCGCTTGTAAAAAAGGGATATAGCAAAGAAAAATCTGCTAGAATTGCCAATATGCCTCATGCAGGAAAAAAAGGTGGTGAAGCAAAACCTTATGAAGAATGGACGAAAGAAGAACTTCAAAAACAAGCCAGTAAAGTTGGCATAGAAGGAAGATCTTATATGAATAAAAAAAGTCTAATTGATTCTTTACGAAATAATTAA
- a CDS encoding DNA-formamidopyrimidine glycosylase family protein, with translation MPEGPSIVILKEEVQQFTGKKVISVSGNTSIDISRLKDKTINDFKTWGKHFLICFDSFTVKIHLLMFGTYRINERKVSQPRLSLGFDDGEINFYTCSVKILEGNINSHYDWSVDVMNDDWNPKKAQISLEKMSDKMICDVILDQDIFSGVGNIIKNEVLYRCYIHPESIVGKIPPEEMSQIIAECSTYSFEFLYWKKKFELKKHWEAYTKSVCLRCNLPFHKKQTGERKRRSFFCTNCQKKYT, from the coding sequence ATGCCCGAAGGTCCGTCTATAGTAATTTTAAAAGAAGAGGTACAGCAATTTACAGGAAAAAAAGTAATTTCTGTTTCTGGAAATACCAGTATAGATATTTCTCGCCTAAAGGATAAAACCATTAATGATTTTAAAACTTGGGGAAAGCATTTTTTAATATGTTTTGACTCTTTTACGGTTAAGATTCATTTACTGATGTTCGGAACATACAGAATCAACGAACGTAAAGTATCACAGCCCAGATTGAGTTTAGGTTTTGATGATGGCGAAATAAATTTTTATACCTGTTCGGTAAAAATATTAGAAGGAAATATCAACTCTCATTACGATTGGAGTGTAGATGTGATGAATGATGACTGGAATCCGAAGAAGGCACAAATTAGTCTAGAAAAAATGTCAGACAAAATGATCTGCGATGTTATTCTAGACCAAGACATTTTTTCTGGAGTTGGTAATATTATAAAAAATGAAGTTTTATATCGCTGCTACATTCATCCAGAATCAATTGTTGGAAAAATTCCACCAGAAGAAATGAGTCAGATTATTGCTGAATGCTCAACATACAGCTTTGAATTTTTATACTGGAAAAAGAAATTTGAACTCAAAAAACATTGGGAAGCTTATACAAAATCAGTTTGTTTAAGATGTAATCTTCCATTTCATAAAAAACAGACAGGAGAACGAAAACGAAGAAGTTTTTTCTGCACTAATTGTCAAAAAAAATATACATGA
- a CDS encoding DUF5661 family protein, with amino-acid sequence MGTKSGAYQDVYIKREDVMVSLKNDVTDFCEKYIKPVHPENWDWSVRDFDNPENDPTVAEARAIANVVYKDLSDSTQTDVDLSTMNNVHAIKAYLDPNSKYEAFNMEEFAFALKVELEHGKIKDVNVTNNHPFLTAMIALAHMTESLTYYKRLKVMEAEGEIYEILRKLEHSTIEKEKWYKELGKAEEELNEARAGLAERLAKMDDIPVLKIIGD; translated from the coding sequence ATGGGAACAAAAAGCGGCGCTTACCAAGATGTCTATATTAAAAGAGAAGATGTAATGGTAAGTTTGAAAAATGATGTTACAGATTTTTGTGAAAAATATATAAAACCGGTTCATCCTGAAAATTGGGATTGGTCGGTTCGAGATTTTGATAATCCGGAAAATGATCCTACGGTTGCAGAGGCCAGAGCAATTGCAAATGTAGTTTATAAAGATTTAAGTGACAGCACACAAACTGACGTAGATCTTTCGACTATGAATAATGTGCATGCCATAAAAGCCTATTTGGATCCGAATAGCAAATACGAAGCTTTTAACATGGAAGAATTTGCTTTTGCCTTAAAAGTAGAATTGGAACATGGCAAAATTAAAGATGTCAATGTTACCAATAATCATCCTTTTTTAACGGCCATGATTGCACTTGCACACATGACCGAAAGTCTCACTTATTACAAAAGATTAAAAGTGATGGAAGCAGAGGGAGAAATCTATGAAATTTTAAGAAAATTGGAACATTCGACAATTGAAAAAGAAAAATGGTATAAAGAATTGGGTAAAGCTGAAGAAGAACTCAATGAAGCGAGAGCTGGACTAGCAGAACGTCTGGCTAAAATGGATGATATTCCAGTATTGAAAATTATTGGAGATTAG
- a CDS encoding DUF1328 domain-containing protein, whose protein sequence is MLRWTVTFIILAIVAGIFGFGGIAAGAASIAKILFFIFLVLFVISLISGRTRV, encoded by the coding sequence ATGTTACGTTGGACAGTCACATTTATTATTCTAGCCATAGTGGCGGGAATATTTGGTTTTGGTGGAATCGCCGCTGGAGCCGCAAGTATCGCTAAAATTTTATTCTTTATATTTTTAGTCTTATTCGTTATTTCATTAATCAGCGGAAGAACGAGAGTTTAA
- a CDS encoding ferritin-like domain-containing protein — protein sequence MKTTDSKNNTSKKETIERGVTKPKSNAASGLTELFEDSLKDIYWAEKALTKALPVMLKNASSVELKDAIDNHLTETEEQISRLEEVFKIIGKKATAKKCDAMEGLIEEAKGLLEETEIGVVRDAAIIAASQKIEHYEIATYGTLRQFAETLGLPEAATLLEQTLDEEKGADKILTEVAVNAVNLEAAEIE from the coding sequence ATGAAAACTACAGATAGTAAAAACAATACCTCTAAAAAAGAGACAATCGAAAGAGGAGTAACAAAACCAAAATCAAACGCAGCTTCTGGATTAACTGAATTATTTGAAGACAGTTTAAAAGACATTTATTGGGCTGAAAAAGCTTTAACTAAAGCCTTGCCAGTTATGCTTAAAAATGCATCGTCTGTTGAATTGAAAGATGCTATTGACAACCATTTAACAGAAACAGAAGAACAAATTTCACGTTTAGAAGAAGTTTTTAAAATTATAGGTAAAAAAGCCACAGCAAAAAAATGCGACGCTATGGAAGGTTTGATCGAAGAAGCAAAAGGATTGCTTGAAGAAACCGAAATTGGAGTAGTGCGAGATGCGGCAATTATTGCCGCGAGTCAAAAAATTGAGCATTACGAAATTGCAACTTATGGTACTTTAAGACAGTTTGCAGAAACACTTGGTCTGCCAGAAGCGGCAACTTTGCTGGAACAAACTCTTGATGAAGAAAAAGGAGCAGATAAAATACTGACGGAAGTCGCTGTAAATGCTGTAAATCTTGAAGCAGCAGAAATTGAATAA
- the galA gene encoding beta-galactosidase GalA, protein MKTISIRGILIYCMFLISFHALAQNKTGRELILIDKEWKFSFGHLYDTKKDFGHAEGYFSYLTKTGFGDGPAAKDFDDRAWRKLDLPHDWAVEQPFSESASFSHGFKAAGKNFPEKSIGWYRKKITIPNEDLGRTISLKFDGVFRNSKVFFNGFYLGTEQSGYNGFEYDVTAYVNYGGENTIVVRADASMEEGWFYEGAGIYRHVYLQKTNPVHVVTNGTYITSELKNNNASVSADVAIENKGNYKGSIEISQTIFDKKNKQAATFTESILAPEFYKTITHSTKLHVENPLLWDIDSPNLYRLVTQIKQDGKIIDSYETPFGIRTIEFNAESGFFLNGKPLKLKGTNNHQDHAGIGTALPDEIQYYRIKKLKEMGSNAYRCSHHPPTPELLKACDELGMLVIDETRLMGINDYHLNDLQRMIERDRNHPSIFCWSVGNEEWNIEGGIVGERITNVMQSFAKSIDPTRPVTVGISSGFKSGISSVVEIMGYNYLGNGDIDAHRNQFKQQPGMGTEEGSTFATRGIYFTDDAKHYQSAYDKKPRPTFYSIEEGWKFYAERPYLAGVFFWTGFDYRGEPTPYGWPSVTSYFGMMDVCGFPKDNVFYLKSWWRKEPVLHLLPHWNWTGMEGKEIDVWAYSNCDEVELFLNKKSLGKKKMEQNGHLEWKVKYTPGTLEAIGYKNGKKLLTEIQKTTGKAENVKLSLDKENVLKGNVSVVTVEVTDKNGLHIPTANDEFSFSIKGGKILGVGNGDPTSLESDQFIDDISFSAITNFMEQKVESSSLPKEMTNYDESKWTEAFKERDYKKQAPSYIYKGEFELKNNASSNVVSFFYKKIGVETVVFVNGKKVEPSTEDPQKYTLNTAILKEGKNTIHIAATPLQKVKDWDVMNTDPGIIQVITPAAPWERKLFNGYAQIIIQNDENAKEVILTASAKDLRAGSLNLK, encoded by the coding sequence ATGAAAACTATTTCTATAAGAGGAATCCTGATTTATTGTATGTTTTTAATCTCTTTTCATGCTTTGGCACAAAATAAAACAGGAAGGGAATTAATTTTAATAGATAAAGAATGGAAGTTTTCGTTTGGACATTTATACGATACAAAAAAAGATTTCGGACATGCAGAAGGCTACTTTTCCTATTTAACCAAAACAGGATTTGGCGATGGTCCTGCTGCAAAAGATTTTGATGATCGTGCTTGGAGAAAACTCGATTTACCTCACGATTGGGCGGTGGAGCAGCCTTTTAGCGAAAGCGCGAGTTTCAGTCATGGATTTAAAGCGGCAGGTAAAAATTTCCCTGAAAAAAGTATCGGCTGGTACAGGAAAAAAATCACCATTCCAAACGAAGATCTCGGACGAACTATTTCATTAAAGTTTGATGGTGTTTTTAGAAACTCAAAAGTATTTTTTAATGGATTTTATTTAGGAACAGAACAAAGTGGTTACAATGGTTTTGAGTATGATGTAACGGCTTATGTTAATTATGGTGGAGAGAATACGATTGTGGTTCGAGCAGATGCTTCAATGGAAGAAGGCTGGTTTTATGAAGGTGCAGGAATTTATAGACACGTTTATCTGCAGAAAACAAATCCGGTTCATGTAGTTACAAACGGAACTTACATAACTTCTGAACTCAAAAATAACAATGCCTCGGTTAGTGCAGATGTTGCAATTGAAAATAAAGGAAATTATAAAGGATCAATTGAAATTTCTCAAACAATCTTTGATAAAAAAAATAAACAGGCTGCTACTTTTACTGAAAGTATATTGGCTCCTGAATTTTATAAAACAATAACACATAGCACAAAACTTCATGTCGAAAATCCGCTTTTGTGGGATATTGATTCTCCCAATTTATATCGTTTGGTAACTCAAATCAAACAAGATGGAAAAATTATAGATAGTTATGAAACGCCTTTTGGAATCAGAACTATTGAATTTAATGCAGAAAGTGGATTTTTTCTAAATGGAAAACCTTTAAAATTAAAAGGAACAAACAATCATCAAGATCATGCGGGAATAGGGACGGCGCTTCCAGATGAAATTCAGTATTATAGAATTAAAAAACTGAAAGAAATGGGCTCTAATGCGTATCGTTGTTCGCATCATCCGCCAACTCCTGAATTACTGAAAGCCTGTGACGAATTGGGAATGCTGGTTATTGATGAAACTCGTTTAATGGGAATCAACGATTATCATTTGAATGATTTACAGCGAATGATAGAACGTGACCGCAATCATCCGAGTATTTTTTGCTGGTCGGTTGGAAATGAAGAATGGAATATTGAAGGCGGTATAGTTGGGGAAAGAATAACAAATGTGATGCAGAGTTTTGCCAAAAGTATCGATCCTACAAGACCAGTGACGGTGGGAATAAGCAGCGGTTTTAAAAGCGGTATTTCTTCTGTAGTAGAAATTATGGGTTATAATTATCTCGGAAATGGAGATATTGACGCGCACAGAAATCAGTTTAAACAACAGCCTGGAATGGGAACGGAGGAAGGTTCTACTTTTGCAACCCGAGGAATTTATTTTACAGATGATGCCAAACACTATCAAAGTGCTTATGATAAAAAACCGCGTCCGACTTTTTACAGTATTGAAGAAGGCTGGAAATTTTATGCCGAGCGACCTTATTTGGCTGGAGTATTTTTTTGGACGGGTTTTGATTACCGTGGCGAACCAACACCTTATGGCTGGCCGTCTGTAACCTCGTATTTCGGAATGATGGATGTCTGTGGTTTTCCAAAAGATAATGTTTTTTATCTGAAATCCTGGTGGAGGAAAGAACCTGTTTTACATCTATTACCGCATTGGAATTGGACTGGGATGGAAGGAAAAGAAATTGATGTCTGGGCATATTCAAATTGCGATGAGGTAGAACTTTTTCTAAACAAAAAAAGTCTCGGCAAAAAGAAAATGGAGCAAAATGGACATCTGGAATGGAAAGTAAAATATACGCCTGGAACTCTGGAAGCAATAGGTTATAAAAATGGAAAAAAACTATTAACTGAAATCCAAAAAACCACTGGAAAGGCAGAAAATGTAAAATTGTCTTTAGATAAAGAAAACGTTTTGAAAGGAAATGTATCTGTTGTAACTGTTGAAGTTACAGATAAAAACGGTTTACATATTCCAACAGCAAATGATGAATTCAGTTTTTCTATAAAAGGCGGAAAAATTTTGGGTGTAGGAAACGGTGATCCAACTTCTTTAGAAAGCGATCAATTTATTGATGACATTTCTTTTTCTGCAATAACTAATTTTATGGAACAAAAAGTTGAAAGTTCATCTCTTCCTAAGGAAATGACCAACTATGACGAAAGTAAATGGACAGAAGCTTTTAAAGAACGTGATTATAAAAAACAGGCACCATCGTATATTTATAAAGGAGAATTTGAATTGAAAAATAATGCATCTTCAAATGTTGTGAGTTTCTTTTACAAGAAAATAGGAGTAGAGACAGTAGTTTTTGTTAATGGAAAAAAAGTAGAACCAAGTACAGAAGATCCTCAAAAATATACTTTGAATACAGCTATTTTGAAAGAAGGTAAAAACACAATCCATATTGCTGCAACACCGTTACAAAAAGTAAAAGACTGGGACGTTATGAACACAGATCCTGGAATTATTCAAGTAATTACGCCAGCAGCACCTTGGGAAAGAAAGCTTTTCAACGGATATGCACAAATCATTATCCAAAATGACGAAAATGCAAAAGAAGTTATTTTAACCGCTTCCGCGAAAGATTTACGAGCAGGGAGTTTGAATCTAAAATAA